A region of Campylobacter concisus DNA encodes the following proteins:
- the cmoA gene encoding carboxy-S-adenosyl-L-methionine synthase CmoA: MRDEIFKEPISKQFEFDDFVASVFDDMISRSVPFYDVSSNLNAKLLAKILPKDASVCDLGCSTANSLLLLNNLRNDLVLSGVDNSEAMLANAKNKAKAYGAKIKFLLDDILKCELVGFDAVLANYTLQFIRPPKRADLVQKIYNGLNKNGVFLFSEKIIFEDKKLTKSVIEIYEDYKQAQGYSRYEIAQKREALENVLVPYTEEENRNLALNAGFKRVESTFKWGNFMSFLAFK, encoded by the coding sequence ATGAGAGATGAAATTTTTAAGGAGCCTATAAGCAAGCAGTTTGAATTTGATGACTTTGTGGCGAGCGTTTTTGACGATATGATCTCGCGCTCGGTGCCATTTTACGACGTTAGTTCAAATTTAAATGCAAAGCTGCTTGCTAAAATTTTGCCAAAAGATGCAAGTGTATGCGACCTTGGCTGCTCGACGGCAAATAGCTTACTTTTACTAAATAATCTTAGAAATGACCTCGTGCTAAGTGGCGTGGATAACTCTGAGGCGATGCTAGCAAATGCCAAAAATAAGGCAAAGGCTTATGGGGCAAAGATAAAATTTTTGCTTGATGATATTTTAAAGTGTGAGCTAGTGGGCTTTGACGCGGTTTTGGCAAACTATACTTTGCAGTTTATCAGACCGCCAAAAAGGGCTGATCTGGTGCAAAAAATTTATAACGGACTAAATAAAAATGGAGTTTTTTTGTTTAGTGAAAAGATCATCTTTGAAGATAAAAAGCTTACTAAAAGCGTCATAGAAATTTATGAAGACTACAAGCAGGCGCAAGGCTACTCACGCTACGAGATCGCTCAAAAGAGAGAGGCGCTTGAAAATGTGCTGGTGCCATACACCGAAGAAGAAAATAGGAATTTAGCCCTAAACGCTGGCTTTAAGCGAGTCGAGAGCACATTTAAGTGGGGAAATTTTATGAGTTTTTTGGCGTTTAAATAA
- a CDS encoding HobA family DNA replication regulator, whose protein sequence is MQDFIQWTLKAIRDEGPLMSWMEERRVEWTPLLASRLKFLLEGRAFITISDEERRWFETYLLKKMNHSKSIRPFLPFFSLRSLYPSLDEIETNEQKQLLKDMLSLAFPNGYLFFYIGKSLDRYANLAKSDEDSYMWLFDEQAQNSFTLSSSDENLDIKLISLCKIFDKSIDAALFAKVIL, encoded by the coding sequence ATGCAAGATTTTATTCAGTGGACGTTAAAGGCTATTAGGGACGAAGGCCCTTTGATGAGCTGGATGGAGGAAAGGCGTGTCGAATGGACGCCTTTACTAGCCTCTAGGCTTAAATTTTTACTTGAAGGAAGGGCTTTTATAACTATAAGTGATGAAGAGCGAAGATGGTTTGAAACTTATCTTTTAAAAAAGATGAACCATTCAAAAAGCATCAGGCCATTTTTGCCTTTTTTTAGCCTAAGATCGCTCTATCCATCGCTTGATGAGATAGAGACCAATGAGCAAAAGCAGCTACTAAAAGATATGCTAAGTCTTGCTTTTCCAAATGGATACTTGTTTTTTTATATCGGAAAGAGCCTTGATAGATATGCAAATTTGGCCAAAAGCGATGAGGATAGCTATATGTGGCTATTTGACGAGCAAGCACAAAATAGCTTTACTCTTAGCTCAAGCGATGAAAATTTAGACATTAAACTAATAAGCCTTTGCAAAATTTTTGATAAAAGCATCGATGCGGCGCTCTTTGCTAAGGTGATACTCTAA
- a CDS encoding DNA polymerase III subunit delta': protein MLNKIVVTSDFESLKAKLESEFGTNNLRFFISDDFLLENAKEVIAEAYIAEKDEKILVIHANSFRTEAQNALLKIIEEPPRNIKFIIVTQSKNLLLPTIRSRMLIENNLTKKPKITLDLNLKALSLKELTSFIDQKIADEQAQKFGKNELKELVGVIVTKAVDSGYKFSGDEMDYFFSLIKLADLNAKSHAVLTPLLLTIFQKGRR from the coding sequence ATGCTTAATAAAATCGTCGTTACAAGCGATTTTGAAAGTTTAAAAGCCAAGCTTGAAAGCGAGTTTGGCACAAATAATCTAAGATTTTTTATAAGCGATGATTTTTTGCTAGAAAATGCAAAAGAGGTCATCGCAGAAGCATACATTGCCGAAAAAGATGAAAAAATTTTAGTAATACATGCTAATTCTTTTAGGACAGAGGCTCAAAACGCACTTTTAAAGATCATAGAAGAGCCTCCAAGAAATATCAAATTTATAATAGTAACGCAGAGTAAAAATTTACTTCTACCAACGATTAGATCAAGAATGCTAATAGAAAATAATCTAACCAAAAAGCCAAAGATAACTCTTGATCTAAATTTAAAAGCTCTTAGTCTAAAAGAGCTAACAAGCTTTATCGATCAAAAGATCGCAGACGAGCAAGCTCAGAAATTTGGCAAAAACGAGCTAAAAGAACTTGTTGGCGTTATCGTGACAAAGGCGGTTGATAGTGGGTATAAATTTAGCGGCGATGAGATGGATTATTTTTTCTCACTTATTAAGCTAGCTGATCTAAATGCCAAGTCTCACGCCGTACTAACGCCACTGCTGCTTACTATATTTCAAAAAGGACGACGTTGA
- the ligA gene encoding NAD-dependent DNA ligase LigA — protein sequence MTKQEYEKAVDTLNTWAKAYYDDDEPLASDEEYDALYHAVLDYEQANPSEISIFSPTKRVGGTVKECFSKANHIKRMWSMEDIFDLAELDAWLKRGEKEDLVFVAEPKFDGASLNLLYENGVLVRAITRGDGVTGEDVTQNAKTINSVLKSIDYKGLIEIRGEVVIKKEDFELLNAERAKNGEAPLSNPRNAAAGSLRQLDSAVTAKRKLLFIPWGVGEQSLGLKDHSEVMKFVRDLGFERDEFFKILKKDELEAAYNELLASREAKSVMMDGMVIRVNDLARCEELGYTVKFPKFMVAFKFPAIEKVTRLKDVALQVGRSGVVTPVGVLDEVNIDGANVKSATLHNFDEIERLGVMKNDYIGIIRSGDVIPKITKVFKDRRDGSEQAIERPKFCPVCGSHLLDEGVFVKCQNLSCRARVVGSIIHYASKKCLNIDGLGDAIVNLLFDKGLISCIKDIYSLKFDDLMALEGFKEKKVNNLLNAIEASKGAELSRFITGLGCEHIGEVAAKKLASSFGLSWLDASFDELTSLEGFGAEMANSLTDFAEVNRDEILALSQIVQPSVTQVQSISNALSGKTVVITGTLSRPRDEIKAELESFGAKVSGSVSKKTDFVLAGEEAGSKLDKANELGVLVIDESEYERLKLEV from the coding sequence ATGACAAAACAAGAGTATGAAAAAGCGGTAGATACACTAAATACATGGGCAAAGGCCTACTACGACGATGACGAGCCACTTGCAAGCGACGAGGAATACGACGCGCTATATCACGCGGTGCTTGATTATGAGCAGGCAAATCCAAGCGAAATTTCTATCTTTTCACCTACAAAACGCGTGGGCGGCACCGTAAAAGAGTGCTTTAGCAAGGCTAATCACATCAAACGCATGTGGAGCATGGAAGATATTTTTGATCTAGCCGAGCTTGATGCGTGGCTAAAGCGTGGCGAGAAAGAAGATTTGGTCTTTGTTGCTGAGCCAAAATTTGATGGAGCGAGCTTAAATTTGCTTTATGAAAACGGCGTTTTGGTTAGGGCGATTACTAGGGGTGATGGCGTTACAGGCGAAGACGTGACACAAAATGCAAAGACGATAAATTCTGTTTTAAAGAGCATTGATTACAAAGGGCTAATTGAAATCAGGGGCGAGGTCGTTATAAAAAAAGAAGATTTTGAGCTTCTAAACGCAGAGCGCGCAAAAAATGGCGAGGCACCGCTTTCAAACCCTAGAAATGCAGCTGCCGGAAGCCTAAGACAGCTTGATAGCGCAGTCACTGCTAAAAGAAAGCTACTTTTCATACCTTGGGGTGTGGGCGAGCAGAGCCTTGGGCTAAAAGATCACAGCGAGGTAATGAAATTTGTGCGTGATCTTGGCTTTGAGAGGGATGAATTTTTTAAAATTTTAAAAAAAGATGAGCTTGAGGCTGCGTATAATGAGCTACTAGCCAGCCGTGAGGCAAAGAGCGTGATGATGGATGGCATGGTGATACGAGTAAATGACCTTGCGCGCTGTGAAGAGCTAGGCTACACGGTCAAATTTCCAAAATTTATGGTGGCGTTTAAATTTCCAGCCATAGAAAAGGTGACTAGGCTAAAAGATGTCGCACTTCAGGTTGGCAGAAGCGGCGTAGTAACGCCTGTTGGCGTGCTTGATGAGGTAAATATAGACGGAGCCAATGTAAAATCCGCCACCCTTCACAACTTTGACGAGATAGAGCGCCTTGGCGTTATGAAAAACGACTACATCGGCATCATCCGCTCAGGAGATGTGATACCAAAGATCACAAAGGTTTTTAAAGATAGGCGAGATGGCAGCGAGCAAGCGATTGAGAGGCCTAAATTTTGCCCAGTTTGCGGCTCACACCTGCTTGATGAAGGGGTCTTTGTAAAGTGTCAAAATTTAAGCTGCAGGGCAAGAGTGGTGGGCTCAATAATTCACTACGCATCGAAAAAATGCCTAAATATCGACGGCCTTGGCGACGCGATCGTAAATTTGCTATTTGACAAGGGGCTAATTTCCTGCATAAAAGACATTTACAGCCTTAAATTTGATGATCTCATGGCGCTTGAGGGCTTTAAAGAGAAAAAGGTAAATAACCTTTTAAATGCGATAGAGGCTAGCAAAGGTGCGGAGCTATCGCGCTTTATCACGGGCCTTGGCTGCGAGCACATCGGCGAAGTGGCGGCTAAAAAGCTAGCAAGTAGCTTTGGACTAAGCTGGCTTGATGCTAGCTTTGATGAGCTAACCTCGCTTGAGGGCTTTGGCGCGGAGATGGCAAATAGTTTAACCGATTTTGCCGAGGTAAATAGAGATGAAATTTTAGCTTTAAGTCAGATCGTGCAGCCAAGCGTGACGCAGGTGCAGAGCATCTCAAACGCGCTAAGTGGCAAGACGGTCGTTATAACTGGCACGCTAAGTCGCCCAAGAGATGAGATAAAAGCCGAGCTTGAGAGCTTTGGCGCAAAGGTTTCTGGCTCAGTTTCTAAAAAAACGGACTTTGTCCTAGCTGGCGAGGAGGCTGGCAGCAAGCTTGACAAAGCAAATGAGCTAGGAGTGCTGGTGATCGATGAGAGCGAATATGAGAGGCTAAAACTTGAGGTTTGA
- a CDS encoding aspartate kinase, whose protein sequence is MLIVQKFGGTSVGTLERIEAVANRVIETKNSGADVVVVVSAMSGVTNQLVEYSEYFSKHPDGVATDMLLSSGEQVTTALLTIALNAKGYACVGMTGAMAGIITDDIHTKARIERIETARLKAELKAGKIVVVAGFQGIDEKGNITTLGRGGSDLSAVALAGALDADLCEIFTDVDGVYTTDPRIEKKAKKLEKISYDEMLELASAGAKVLQNRSVELAKKLNVKLITRSSFNHNEGTLIAKEDDNMEAVLVSGIALDKNQARVTLRGVVDKPGIAAEIFTALAHENINVDMIIQNVGHDGTTNLGFTVPQNELELAKETMQKLSAAKHIEFDDAIVKVSVIGVGMKSHSGVACLAFETLAKEGINIQMISTSEIKISMIVDQKYGELAVRVLHDAYKLDK, encoded by the coding sequence ATGTTGATCGTTCAAAAATTTGGCGGAACTAGCGTAGGAACACTTGAACGCATCGAAGCTGTGGCAAATAGAGTCATTGAGACAAAAAATAGCGGTGCAGACGTAGTTGTGGTAGTTTCTGCGATGAGCGGAGTTACAAATCAATTGGTTGAATATAGTGAGTATTTTTCAAAACACCCAGATGGCGTTGCCACTGATATGCTTTTAAGCTCTGGAGAGCAAGTAACGACCGCGCTTTTAACGATCGCACTTAATGCAAAAGGCTATGCATGTGTGGGTATGACAGGTGCGATGGCAGGCATTATTACTGATGATATTCATACAAAAGCAAGGATCGAGAGGATAGAGACTGCTAGGCTAAAAGCCGAGCTAAAAGCTGGCAAAATCGTAGTTGTGGCTGGCTTTCAAGGTATAGATGAAAAAGGCAATATCACAACCCTTGGTAGAGGTGGCAGTGATCTTAGCGCAGTTGCATTAGCAGGGGCGCTTGATGCTGATCTATGCGAAATTTTTACCGATGTTGATGGCGTTTATACGACTGATCCAAGGATAGAAAAAAAGGCAAAAAAACTTGAGAAGATAAGCTATGATGAGATGCTAGAGCTCGCTTCTGCTGGCGCAAAGGTACTGCAAAATCGCTCAGTCGAGCTGGCAAAAAAACTAAATGTAAAACTCATTACAAGAAGTAGCTTTAATCACAATGAAGGTACATTAATAGCAAAGGAAGATGACAATATGGAAGCAGTTTTAGTAAGCGGAATAGCACTAGATAAAAATCAAGCAAGAGTAACACTAAGAGGCGTAGTTGATAAGCCTGGCATTGCAGCAGAAATTTTTACAGCTTTAGCTCATGAAAATATAAACGTAGATATGATAATCCAAAACGTAGGACATGACGGTACTACAAATTTAGGCTTTACAGTGCCACAAAATGAGCTTGAACTAGCAAAAGAGACTATGCAAAAGCTCTCAGCTGCAAAACATATAGAATTTGATGATGCGATTGTGAAAGTTTCAGTTATTGGTGTCGGCATGAAGAGCCATAGCGGTGTAGCATGTTTAGCATTTGAAACGCTTGCAAAAGAGGGTATAAATATCCAAATGATCTCAACAAGTGAGATAAAAATTTCAATGATCGTTGATCAAAAATATGGTGAACTAGCAGTTCGCGTACTTCATGATGCTTATAAGCTAGATAAATAA
- a CDS encoding TlyA family RNA methyltransferase, with amino-acid sequence MRFDNYVASVLNISRNKASELIKSGKVLADGEICIKVSSEVSEAKISLLDEIYVGRGALKLKSFLEAMKFDLAGKNALDIGSSTGGFMQILLERGVKSVTGVDVGTDQLDASLRSDERVKIYEKTDVREFVKSHQNKFDLITCDVSFISLAEILPAIGELASENSLIITLFKPQFEVGVGVKRNKKGVVTDMKAINLAMKRFEVMANSLGFKMIVCKECEVRGKEGNAEFFYAFNKR; translated from the coding sequence TTGAGGTTTGATAACTACGTCGCAAGCGTTTTAAACATAAGTAGAAATAAGGCGAGCGAGCTAATAAAATCTGGCAAGGTGCTAGCGGACGGAGAGATTTGCATTAAGGTCTCAAGCGAGGTTAGCGAGGCTAAAATTTCACTGCTTGATGAAATTTACGTTGGGCGAGGCGCTTTGAAGCTAAAGAGCTTTTTGGAGGCGATGAAATTTGACCTAGCTGGCAAAAACGCACTTGATATCGGCAGCTCAACTGGCGGCTTTATGCAAATTTTGCTTGAGCGTGGCGTAAAGAGCGTGACTGGCGTAGATGTGGGCACTGATCAGCTAGATGCTAGCCTAAGAAGCGATGAGCGAGTAAAAATTTATGAAAAAACTGATGTCAGGGAGTTTGTAAAATCGCATCAAAATAAATTTGATCTCATAACTTGTGACGTGAGCTTTATCTCTTTGGCTGAAATTTTACCAGCCATTGGCGAGCTAGCAAGCGAGAATTCGCTTATCATAACGCTTTTTAAACCGCAGTTTGAAGTGGGCGTCGGTGTAAAACGAAATAAAAAAGGTGTCGTCACTGATATGAAAGCTATAAATTTAGCGATGAAGAGATTTGAAGTGATGGCTAATAGCTTAGGATTTAAAATGATAGTTTGCAAAGAGTGCGAAGTAAGAGGGAAAGAGGGAAATGCCGAATTTTTCTACGCTTTTAACAAAAGATAA
- a CDS encoding NADAR family protein, translating into MRNLLPPPWIKFPSMDPFSIGWRMGAGEDYKFKFNDWLKTLSQDEQRQYQQLFAEPATWRGYWDERLGSDESTFFVNGDFVTDLWEREPRYELKWLKKRYNAGKVGKFLLFWGHQKSANLSASCLSQWYAYSFWQDEVHYVCAEQYMMAKKAECFGDKEALEQILSAKDPAQMKALGRQVRGFDVKVWDEVKFSVVLNASYLKFSQNAPLREFLLSTKDKILVEASPVDKIWGIGMSAEDQNAHNPIKWRGQNLLGFALMRVRDEIAKVYKNVHLCDARELNLDHL; encoded by the coding sequence ATGAGAAATTTACTTCCGCCACCTTGGATCAAATTTCCAAGTATGGATCCATTTTCCATCGGCTGGAGGATGGGCGCTGGCGAGGATTATAAGTTTAAATTTAATGACTGGCTAAAAACACTCAGCCAAGATGAGCAGCGTCAATATCAGCAGCTATTTGCTGAGCCTGCAACGTGGCGTGGATACTGGGATGAGAGGCTGGGCTCTGATGAGAGCACATTTTTTGTAAATGGCGACTTTGTCACCGACCTTTGGGAGCGCGAGCCTAGATATGAGTTAAAATGGCTTAAAAAGCGCTATAACGCTGGCAAGGTGGGTAAATTTCTATTATTTTGGGGTCATCAAAAGAGTGCAAATTTAAGTGCAAGCTGCCTTAGTCAGTGGTACGCCTATAGCTTTTGGCAAGATGAGGTTCATTACGTTTGCGCTGAGCAATATATGATGGCTAAAAAGGCTGAGTGCTTTGGCGATAAAGAGGCTTTGGAGCAAATTTTATCTGCCAAAGATCCAGCGCAGATGAAGGCGCTTGGTAGGCAGGTGCGAGGCTTTGACGTTAAGGTCTGGGACGAGGTCAAATTTAGCGTCGTGCTAAATGCGAGCTATCTAAAATTTAGCCAAAATGCCCCTTTGCGAGAGTTTTTGCTTTCGACAAAGGATAAAATTTTGGTTGAGGCAAGCCCTGTTGATAAAATTTGGGGCATAGGTATGAGCGCTGAGGATCAAAATGCGCACAATCCTATAAAGTGGCGCGGGCAAAATTTACTTGGCTTTGCGCTGATGAGGGTGAGGGATGAGATAGCAAAGGTCTATAAAAATGTCCATCTTTGTGACGCAAGAGAGCTAAATTTGGATCATTTATAA
- a CDS encoding bifunctional riboflavin kinase/FAD synthetase, whose protein sequence is MPNFSTLLTKDNITAVAIGHFDGVHRGHKQLLKQLGEFGGLVVIDKNKANITPKLKRAEYSNYPCFLYDFESIKGLSGEEFIALLKRDFKNLKKIVVGFDFRFGRNRAWDKHDLKRIFDGEVVVVDEVCYDGMGVHSSSIRELIRQGNIDEANRLIGREYSIEGNVIKGQGIGAKELVATLNLDIKSYLLPREGVYATRTRMGSYTYGSVTFIGNRLSTDGNFSVETHILDEVAPKVTKHVAVCFIKRLRDNKKFNNLGELKEQIKRDINEARQCVGVCDLFFGETMRYFDGYGAGI, encoded by the coding sequence ATGCCGAATTTTTCTACGCTTTTAACAAAAGATAATATCACTGCTGTTGCGATCGGGCATTTTGACGGCGTGCATAGAGGGCACAAGCAGCTTTTAAAGCAGCTTGGCGAGTTTGGCGGGCTTGTTGTCATCGACAAAAATAAGGCAAACATAACGCCAAAGCTAAAGCGAGCGGAGTACTCAAACTATCCTTGCTTCTTATATGATTTTGAGAGTATAAAAGGGCTTAGCGGCGAGGAATTTATCGCACTTTTGAAGAGGGATTTTAAAAATTTAAAAAAGATCGTTGTTGGCTTTGATTTTAGATTTGGCAGAAACAGAGCATGGGACAAGCACGATCTGAAAAGAATTTTTGATGGCGAGGTAGTCGTTGTTGATGAGGTTTGTTATGACGGCATGGGTGTGCATAGCTCATCCATCAGAGAGCTGATACGCCAAGGCAACATCGATGAGGCAAACAGGCTAATAGGCAGGGAGTACTCGATCGAGGGCAACGTGATAAAAGGGCAGGGCATCGGCGCAAAAGAGCTGGTTGCTACGCTAAATTTAGATATAAAAAGCTATCTTTTGCCGCGCGAGGGCGTCTATGCGACAAGAACGAGGATGGGCTCATATACCTATGGCTCGGTTACTTTTATAGGCAACAGACTTAGTACGGATGGAAATTTTAGTGTCGAGACACACATCTTAGACGAGGTAGCGCCAAAAGTGACGAAGCACGTTGCCGTTTGCTTCATAAAACGCTTAAGAGATAATAAAAAATTTAATAATCTTGGCGAGCTAAAAGAGCAGATAAAGCGTGATATAAACGAGGCTAGACAGTGCGTGGGCGTGTGCGATCTCTTTTTTGGAGAGACGATGAGATACTTTGACGGATACGGAGCTGGCATATGA
- the folP gene encoding dihydropteroate synthase, with the protein MKFYKINNKSNFDEICKAISPSPAGAKLMHEKSEINFIFIDEIKTPAANILKQDALSVGAELVTHKDTILGRESLNKALLMATNAQLSQLAKKEKLQDFGLKNLAAFLETKFIKPTKPLIMGVANINTDSFNEQSRINTQNGIAKIEAMIEAGADYIDLGGVSSRPGSQYCGREEEFRRIKDIVEEIYKLNLHEKAKFSLDSFDPYCLEFALNHGFKMINDITANASLATLAARYDAEFCMMHMQGNPATMQVAPKYNDLIGEIADFFEQKIALARELGAKKLVFDVGIGFGKTAEQNLLLIKHLEHFLKFDCPLLVGASRKSVINHYYPSEVKDRLPGSLYLHLKAFENGAHIIRTHDVAEHKQLFNMHEAMSQATLW; encoded by the coding sequence TTGAAATTTTATAAGATAAATAATAAAAGTAACTTTGATGAAATTTGTAAAGCCATCTCGCCAAGCCCTGCTGGTGCGAAGCTTATGCATGAAAAGAGCGAGATAAATTTTATATTTATAGATGAGATAAAAACCCCAGCGGCAAATATCCTAAAGCAAGATGCGCTTAGTGTTGGAGCTGAGCTTGTGACACATAAAGATACGATTTTGGGTCGTGAGAGTCTAAACAAAGCCTTACTAATGGCGACAAACGCGCAGCTAAGCCAGCTAGCTAAAAAAGAGAAGTTGCAAGACTTTGGACTTAAAAATTTAGCAGCCTTTTTAGAGACAAAATTTATAAAGCCAACAAAGCCTCTTATAATGGGCGTTGCAAATATAAATACAGATAGCTTTAACGAACAAAGCCGCATAAATACGCAAAATGGCATAGCGAAAATCGAAGCCATGATCGAAGCAGGTGCAGACTATATCGATCTTGGCGGCGTTAGCTCAAGGCCAGGGAGCCAGTACTGCGGTCGCGAAGAGGAATTTAGGCGCATAAAAGATATCGTAGAGGAAATTTACAAGCTAAATTTGCACGAAAAGGCGAAATTTAGCCTTGATAGCTTTGATCCTTATTGCCTTGAATTTGCCCTAAATCACGGCTTTAAAATGATAAATGATATCACGGCAAACGCCTCACTTGCCACGCTTGCGGCGCGATACGATGCTGAGTTTTGCATGATGCATATGCAAGGCAATCCAGCCACCATGCAGGTTGCACCAAAATATAACGACCTAATCGGCGAGATAGCAGACTTTTTTGAGCAAAAGATAGCCCTGGCTAGAGAGCTTGGCGCCAAAAAGCTAGTGTTTGATGTGGGTATTGGCTTTGGCAAGACGGCTGAACAAAATTTACTGCTTATTAAGCATTTGGAACATTTTTTAAAATTTGACTGCCCACTATTAGTTGGTGCGAGCCGCAAATCAGTCATAAACCACTACTACCCAAGCGAGGTCAAAGATCGTCTGCCAGGCTCGCTTTACCTACACTTAAAGGCCTTCGAAAACGGCGCACATATCATCCGTACACACGACGTGGCCGAGCATAAGCAGCTTTTTAATATGCATGAGGCGATGAGTCAAGCCACGCTTTGGTAG